A window from Streptomyces subrutilus encodes these proteins:
- a CDS encoding pentapeptide repeat-containing protein, producing MDDVSHHPALPLLQADCANCFALCCVSLPFAKSTDFALNKPAGTPCKNLGQDFRCGIHTRLRDSGFRGCTVFDCFGAGQQVSQVTFGGRDWRTHPGTARQMFDVFPVMRQLHELLRYAAEALTLPDAAPVHAELRRALADTEEWTRADARTLAALDVGALRQDLNPLLLKASELVRAKVPGRRKNHRGTDLMGARLAGQDLRGANLRGACLIAADLHRADLRTADLIGADLRDADLRGADLRDALFLTQPQLNASQGDPTTRIPPSLTHPTHWT from the coding sequence ATGGACGACGTGTCCCACCACCCCGCCCTCCCCCTCCTCCAGGCCGACTGCGCGAACTGCTTCGCCCTCTGCTGCGTCTCGCTGCCCTTCGCCAAGTCCACCGACTTCGCCCTGAACAAGCCCGCGGGCACCCCGTGCAAGAACCTCGGCCAGGACTTCCGCTGCGGCATCCACACCCGGCTGCGCGACTCCGGTTTCCGTGGCTGCACGGTCTTCGACTGCTTCGGCGCGGGCCAGCAGGTCTCCCAGGTGACCTTCGGCGGCCGCGACTGGCGCACCCACCCCGGCACCGCCCGGCAGATGTTCGACGTCTTCCCCGTGATGCGCCAGCTCCACGAACTGCTCCGCTACGCCGCCGAGGCCCTGACCCTCCCCGACGCCGCCCCGGTCCACGCGGAGCTGCGCCGCGCCCTCGCGGACACCGAGGAGTGGACGCGCGCGGACGCGCGGACGCTCGCGGCCCTGGACGTCGGCGCCCTGCGGCAGGACCTCAACCCGCTGCTGCTGAAGGCCAGCGAGCTCGTACGGGCCAAGGTGCCGGGCCGCAGGAAGAACCACCGCGGCACCGACCTGATGGGCGCCCGCCTCGCCGGCCAGGACCTGCGCGGCGCGAACCTCCGCGGCGCCTGCCTGATCGCCGCCGACCTCCACCGGGCCGACCTCCGCACCGCCGACCTGATCGGCGCGGACCTCCGCGACGCCGACCTCCGCGGCGCCGACCTCCGCGACGCGCTCTTCCTCACCCAACCCCAACTGAACGCCTCCCAGGGCGACCCCACCACCCGCATCCCCCCCTCCCTCACCCACCCCACCCACTGGACCTGA
- a CDS encoding alpha/beta fold hydrolase — protein MTVSWTLADLEAAIRAGWSAETSEPADLGKVAWNADNPAWGQCDITALVVQDLVGGDLVLGEVFLDGRQEGYHWWNLLPGGIRVDLTREQFRRGEVVTPGRVVKRPPGRLRRRWDEYQLLRRRVVDKLGPLPGVVLREDGRRLVYTDFGGPGAPLLALHGHFQDGRSYGPLAREVGPRWRVIALDQRGHGDSDRARAYGREGYVEDAAAVLEHLGLGPAVVLGHSLGGVNAYQLAARRPDLVRALVVEDIGAVVDDDLSYVRQWPARAATPDRFLAGVGSAAEYLAGSLREHPDGWGTAADVEDVLESQRGLNGDHWADWLRMPTLLVRGDRSGVLSAEHAREMVARRAGVRLVELPAGHAVRAGDPEGFGGAVGEFLGRL, from the coding sequence ATGACTGTTTCGTGGACGCTCGCCGATCTGGAGGCGGCCATCCGTGCGGGGTGGTCGGCGGAGACGAGCGAGCCGGCCGACCTCGGCAAGGTGGCCTGGAACGCCGACAATCCGGCGTGGGGGCAGTGCGACATCACGGCCCTGGTCGTGCAGGACCTCGTCGGCGGGGACCTGGTGCTGGGGGAGGTGTTCCTCGACGGCCGGCAGGAGGGCTACCACTGGTGGAACCTGCTGCCCGGCGGGATACGGGTCGACCTGACGCGGGAGCAGTTCCGGCGGGGCGAGGTGGTCACGCCCGGGCGGGTCGTGAAGCGGCCGCCGGGGCGGCTCCGGCGGCGTTGGGACGAGTACCAGCTGCTGCGGCGCCGGGTCGTCGACAAGCTGGGTCCGCTGCCCGGGGTGGTGCTCCGGGAGGACGGGCGACGGCTGGTGTACACGGACTTCGGCGGGCCGGGGGCGCCGCTGCTGGCGTTGCACGGGCACTTCCAGGACGGGCGGAGCTACGGGCCGCTGGCGCGGGAGGTGGGCCCGCGGTGGCGGGTGATCGCGCTCGACCAGCGGGGGCACGGCGACTCCGACCGGGCCCGTGCGTACGGGCGGGAGGGGTACGTCGAGGACGCGGCCGCCGTCCTGGAGCACCTGGGGCTGGGGCCCGCGGTGGTGCTGGGGCACTCGCTGGGCGGGGTCAACGCGTACCAGCTCGCGGCGCGGCGGCCGGACCTGGTGCGGGCGCTGGTCGTCGAGGACATCGGGGCGGTGGTCGACGACGACCTGTCGTACGTGCGGCAGTGGCCGGCGCGGGCCGCGACCCCGGACCGGTTCCTGGCGGGGGTGGGGAGCGCGGCGGAGTACCTGGCGGGGTCCCTGCGGGAGCATCCGGACGGGTGGGGGACGGCGGCGGACGTCGAGGACGTGCTGGAGTCCCAGCGCGGGCTGAACGGGGACCACTGGGCGGACTGGCTGCGGATGCCGACGCTGCTGGTGCGGGGCGATCGCAGCGGGGTGCTGTCCGCGGAGCACGCGCGGGAGATGGTGGCGCGCAGGGCGGGGGTGCGGCTGGTGGAGCTGCCGGCGGGGCACGCGGTGCGGGCGGGGGATCCGGAGGGGTTCGGGGGTGCGGTGGGGGAGTTCTTGGGGCGGCTGTGA